In a single window of the Silvimonas iriomotensis genome:
- the fliG gene encoding flagellar motor switch protein FliG has translation MAATLNEEGVRKAAILLMTLGEEAAVEVFRYLGPKEVQKLGFTMAAMDNVKREEVDGVLGDFMNSTQNRANLGAADEYIRSVLTKALGSDKAANLLDRILQGNDNNGIESLKWMDSAAVAELIKNEHPQIIATILVHLEPDQASEVLANFVERNRNDVLLRIATLEGVQPAALKELNDVLTQLLSGSDKLKKSAMGGVQMAADILNFMGGVVEASAIASVREYDPELAQRIQDKMFTFDNVLDIDDRGIQLLLREIQSDSLVIALKGTTPQLRDKIFKNMSQRAAEMLRDDLEAKGPVKLSEVESEQKEILKIVRRLADEGQIVLSGKGEEGLVE, from the coding sequence ATGGCCGCCACATTGAACGAAGAAGGCGTACGCAAAGCCGCCATCTTGTTGATGACACTGGGCGAAGAAGCCGCAGTGGAAGTGTTTCGCTACCTTGGCCCCAAGGAAGTGCAAAAACTGGGCTTCACCATGGCGGCCATGGACAACGTCAAGCGCGAAGAAGTCGATGGCGTGCTGGGCGACTTCATGAATTCCACGCAGAACCGCGCCAACCTGGGTGCGGCGGACGAATACATCCGTTCGGTGCTGACCAAGGCGCTGGGTTCGGACAAAGCCGCCAACCTGCTCGACCGCATCTTGCAGGGCAACGACAACAACGGGATCGAGTCGCTCAAGTGGATGGATTCCGCTGCGGTGGCCGAACTGATCAAGAACGAACACCCGCAGATCATTGCCACCATTCTGGTTCATCTTGAACCGGATCAGGCCTCTGAAGTGCTGGCCAATTTTGTCGAACGCAACCGCAACGACGTGCTGTTGCGGATCGCCACGCTGGAAGGCGTGCAGCCGGCGGCACTGAAAGAACTGAATGACGTGCTGACCCAGTTGCTGTCGGGCTCTGACAAGCTCAAGAAGAGCGCCATGGGCGGCGTGCAGATGGCGGCCGATATCCTCAACTTCATGGGCGGTGTGGTCGAGGCCTCGGCCATTGCCAGCGTGCGCGAATACGATCCGGAACTGGCGCAGCGCATCCAGGACAAGATGTTCACCTTCGACAACGTGCTTGATATCGACGATCGCGGTATCCAGTTGTTGCTGCGTGAAATCCAGTCTGACTCGCTGGTCATTGCGCTCAAGGGCACCACGCCGCAACTGCGTGACAAGATCTTCAAGAACATGTCGCAACGTGCAGCAGAAATGCTGCGTGACGATCTGGAAGCCAAAGGCCCGGTCAAGCTCTCGGAAGTGGAATCCGAGCAAAAGGAAATCCTCAAGATCGTGCGCCGCCTCGCCGACGAAGGCCAGATTGTGCTTTCCGGCAAGGGCGAAGAAGGTCTGGTCGAATGA
- the fliF gene encoding flagellar basal-body MS-ring/collar protein FliF produces the protein MAEADVAVEGGRAQGSALESARQRFLDLPSSRKALFMVGLAALIAVLIGVALWSREPDYRILYTNIPDKDGGEILQSLQQLNIPYKTDQGGTISVPANRVYDVRLQLAARGLPKAGDVGFELMDNQKFGVSQFTEQVNYQRAVEGELARSIETIQTVEKARVHLAMPRQTVFLRDQQKPTASVILTMHPGRALDPGQVAGIVHLVSSSVPELTVNNVSVVDQDGNLLSNNNSANHANLDARQLVYVQQIEKSYVDRIQAILEPLVGKENVHAEVAATVDFAETEQTSEVYKPNTASDTASIRSQQTMSQDGKDGGAGAAGVPGALSNQPPGAAAAPITVTSASGAAAASPAGSTNSRRESTTNYEVDKTVQHVKQPVGIVKRVSAAVVINYKPSRDKDGKLTWTPYSPQEMTQINNLVQESIGYSKDRGDSINVVNATFAGAPVPEAEQTLQDQAMSFIKANLANLIKLALIALVVLYLLLFVVRPLMRDLSKSREEPKTVEIDFGDGVTLTDEEAAAREDEEQEAAAKIAAQADLLGQARELAKNDPRMVATILREWMSNEDEPVGNPNKVG, from the coding sequence ATGGCGGAAGCGGACGTAGCAGTTGAGGGCGGGCGTGCACAGGGTAGTGCCCTGGAGTCAGCCCGTCAGCGCTTTCTGGATCTTCCCAGTTCCCGTAAAGCCCTGTTCATGGTGGGGCTGGCGGCGCTCATTGCCGTCCTGATCGGCGTGGCGCTGTGGAGCCGCGAACCCGATTATCGCATTCTCTATACCAATATCCCTGACAAAGACGGCGGCGAAATCCTGCAGTCTTTGCAACAGCTGAATATTCCCTACAAAACCGACCAGGGTGGCACCATTTCCGTGCCGGCCAACCGCGTCTATGACGTGCGTTTGCAACTGGCTGCACGCGGCTTGCCCAAAGCGGGCGATGTCGGTTTCGAACTAATGGACAACCAGAAGTTCGGTGTCTCGCAATTTACCGAGCAGGTGAACTACCAGCGTGCGGTGGAAGGCGAACTGGCCCGCTCGATCGAGACCATCCAGACCGTCGAGAAAGCCCGCGTTCATCTGGCCATGCCGCGCCAGACCGTGTTCCTGCGTGATCAGCAAAAACCTACCGCATCCGTCATTCTGACCATGCATCCGGGCCGCGCGCTCGATCCGGGCCAGGTGGCGGGCATTGTGCATCTGGTGTCGTCCAGCGTGCCGGAGCTGACCGTCAACAACGTCAGCGTGGTGGATCAGGACGGCAACTTGCTGTCCAACAACAACTCGGCCAACCACGCCAATCTGGATGCGCGCCAGCTGGTGTACGTGCAGCAGATTGAAAAGAGTTACGTTGATCGCATTCAGGCCATTCTTGAGCCGCTGGTAGGCAAAGAGAACGTGCACGCCGAAGTGGCGGCGACGGTCGACTTTGCTGAAACCGAACAGACCTCTGAGGTCTACAAGCCCAATACCGCATCGGATACCGCCTCGATCCGCAGCCAGCAAACCATGAGCCAGGATGGCAAGGATGGTGGCGCGGGCGCAGCCGGCGTGCCGGGCGCGTTGTCCAACCAGCCGCCCGGCGCGGCAGCCGCACCGATCACCGTGACCAGCGCATCGGGTGCCGCCGCCGCTTCCCCGGCCGGCAGTACCAATTCGCGCCGCGAATCCACCACCAATTACGAAGTCGACAAAACGGTGCAGCACGTCAAGCAGCCGGTGGGCATCGTCAAGCGGGTGTCGGCGGCGGTGGTCATCAACTACAAGCCCTCGCGGGATAAAGACGGCAAGCTGACCTGGACGCCGTATTCGCCGCAGGAAATGACGCAGATCAACAACCTGGTGCAAGAGTCCATTGGCTACAGCAAGGACCGGGGGGATTCGATCAATGTCGTGAATGCCACGTTTGCCGGCGCGCCGGTGCCGGAAGCCGAACAGACCCTGCAAGACCAGGCCATGTCGTTCATCAAGGCCAACCTTGCCAACCTGATCAAGCTGGCGCTGATTGCCCTGGTGGTGCTGTATCTGCTGCTGTTTGTGGTGCGCCCGCTCATGCGCGATCTGTCGAAATCGCGCGAAGAACCCAAAACGGTGGAAATCGATTTTGGCGATGGCGTGACCCTGACCGACGAAGAAGCGGCCGCCCGCGAAGACGAAGAGCAAGAGGCTGCCGCCAAAATTGCTGCCCAGGCCGATCTGTTGGGTCAGGCGCGCGAACTGGCCAAGAACGATCCGCGGATGGTGGCAACCATCCTGCGCGAATGGATGTCGAACGAAGACGAACCGGTGGGCAACCCCAACAAAGTGGGTTAA
- the fliE gene encoding flagellar hook-basal body complex protein FliE produces the protein MSVQGIDQLLGELKAMSAQAAGQTAAPAASDTGAANFADMLKSSIDQVAQVQNSADAQQTAFQSGDPNTDLQDVMVSLQKASLSFQTMVQVRNKLVSAYQEIMNLQV, from the coding sequence ATGAGCGTTCAAGGCATCGATCAACTGCTGGGCGAACTGAAAGCCATGTCTGCGCAAGCGGCAGGCCAGACGGCTGCGCCCGCTGCCAGCGATACGGGCGCCGCAAACTTTGCGGACATGCTCAAGTCGTCGATCGACCAGGTTGCGCAGGTGCAAAACAGCGCAGACGCCCAGCAAACGGCTTTTCAATCCGGAGACCCGAACACTGACCTGCAAGATGTGATGGTATCGCTGCAAAAGGCGAGCCTCTCTTTCCAGACCATGGTGCAGGTGCGCAACAAACTGGTTAGCGCGTACCAGGAAATCATGAACCTCCAGGTCTGA
- a CDS encoding flagellar assembly protein FliH, producing the protein MANPPRRVIPREELTAWERWELGTIDDPTPPRIRPVPQPVPAPVPASEAAPAPQAAPEADSAPAMADQPVLPRVPLPTAEELEAIHQQAHQEGFDAGQTEGLAAGRAQAEDEINRLKVLLDQLANYSERAQAELAESVLDLALVVGRELARVEIAADRNRVLPVIRELIDSMPVVRAPARIIAHPDDVDALESLLGVELPRDVWRIVVDPNQEPGGARVETPTLRADLSLTSRWATQLKVLQRANRADLVWNAEVPLAPEPAAPAPAPAPAAAAEPAQRPIVPPDMEKVSLDLDEPADDDEPV; encoded by the coding sequence ATGGCTAATCCACCGCGTCGCGTCATTCCGCGCGAAGAACTCACCGCGTGGGAGCGCTGGGAACTCGGCACGATTGACGACCCCACGCCGCCGCGCATCCGCCCGGTGCCACAACCGGTGCCGGCGCCTGTGCCGGCGTCAGAAGCCGCGCCCGCGCCGCAGGCTGCGCCAGAGGCCGATAGCGCCCCGGCGATGGCCGATCAACCGGTATTGCCGCGTGTACCGCTGCCGACCGCAGAAGAACTGGAAGCCATTCACCAGCAAGCGCATCAAGAGGGCTTTGATGCGGGGCAGACGGAAGGGCTGGCGGCCGGCCGCGCGCAGGCCGAAGACGAAATCAACCGGCTCAAGGTCTTGCTCGACCAGTTGGCAAATTACTCGGAACGGGCGCAGGCCGAACTGGCGGAATCCGTACTGGATCTGGCGCTGGTGGTAGGGCGTGAACTGGCACGCGTCGAGATCGCCGCAGACCGCAACCGTGTGCTGCCGGTCATCCGTGAACTGATTGATTCCATGCCTGTGGTGCGGGCGCCGGCGCGCATTATTGCGCACCCGGATGACGTGGATGCGCTCGAATCCTTGCTGGGCGTGGAGTTGCCGCGTGATGTCTGGCGCATTGTGGTCGACCCCAATCAGGAACCGGGCGGCGCCAGGGTGGAGACACCCACGCTGCGTGCGGATTTGTCGCTGACTTCGCGCTGGGCCACGCAGCTGAAAGTACTGCAACGCGCCAATCGCGCGGATCTGGTCTGGAATGCCGAAGTGCCGCTGGCGCCAGAACCCGCTGCGCCCGCGCCGGCACCTGCGCCAGCCGCAGCGGCAGAGCCGGCACAGCGTCCCATCGTGCCACCCGATATGGAAAAGGTCTCGCTGGACCTGGATGAGCCGGCTGATGACGACGAACCTGTTTGA
- a CDS encoding sigma-54-dependent transcriptional regulator: protein MALPVLIVEDDDALREALVDTLTLGGHDVVEASDGQAALKLLEHQRVGLVLSDVQMRPMDGETLLAEVKRRYPWVPVILMTAYGVVEKAVAALHAGAAHYLPKPFEPDALLQEVARYLLPDGSEEHVIAEDPAMRSLLDVARRVAQSDASVLITGESGTGKEVLARFIHRNSPRADKPFVAINCAAIPEQLLESTLFGHERGAFTGAAVQHIGKFEQADGGTLLLDEITEMPLSLQAKLLRVLQEREVERVGGTKPLKVDLRVLATSNRDLPIAVANGHFREDLYYRLNVFPLALPALRERPDDVVPLARAMLARHAARMNRRAPALTPEAIHQLASHGWEGNIRELDNVVQRALILAPGDVIEAAHLYLPQRPGAPAHTPAPVAASSASAAPVATPPTDLKALEKQHILDALRASGGVRKLAAERLGMSERTLRYKLQQYREEDGGLDAQV from the coding sequence ATGGCATTACCGGTTTTGATCGTCGAAGACGACGACGCCTTGCGTGAAGCACTGGTTGATACCCTGACCCTGGGCGGCCACGACGTGGTCGAAGCGTCAGACGGGCAGGCTGCGCTCAAGTTGCTGGAACATCAACGCGTCGGCCTGGTGTTGTCTGACGTGCAGATGCGCCCCATGGACGGCGAAACCCTGCTGGCCGAGGTCAAACGGCGCTATCCGTGGGTGCCGGTGATCCTGATGACGGCCTACGGCGTGGTCGAAAAAGCCGTCGCCGCCCTGCATGCCGGTGCGGCGCATTACCTGCCCAAACCCTTTGAACCCGATGCCTTGCTGCAGGAAGTTGCCCGTTACCTGTTGCCTGACGGCAGCGAGGAACACGTCATCGCTGAAGATCCGGCCATGCGTTCTTTGCTGGATGTGGCGCGCCGCGTGGCGCAGTCCGATGCTTCGGTGCTGATCACCGGCGAGTCCGGTACCGGCAAGGAAGTGCTGGCAAGGTTCATTCACCGCAACAGCCCGCGCGCTGACAAACCCTTTGTGGCGATCAACTGTGCGGCGATTCCCGAGCAATTGCTCGAATCCACGCTGTTCGGCCATGAGCGTGGCGCATTTACCGGCGCGGCGGTGCAGCACATCGGCAAGTTTGAACAAGCTGACGGCGGCACGCTGCTGCTGGATGAAATCACCGAAATGCCGCTTTCCCTGCAAGCCAAGCTGTTGCGCGTGCTGCAAGAGCGGGAGGTCGAGCGGGTCGGGGGCACAAAGCCGCTCAAGGTCGATTTGCGCGTTCTGGCAACGTCCAACCGCGATTTGCCCATTGCCGTGGCCAACGGCCATTTCCGCGAAGATTTGTATTACCGGCTTAATGTGTTCCCGCTGGCTTTGCCCGCGCTGCGCGAACGGCCTGATGACGTGGTGCCGCTGGCGCGGGCCATGCTGGCCCGCCACGCCGCCCGCATGAATCGCCGGGCGCCAGCGCTGACACCAGAAGCCATCCACCAGTTGGCCAGCCACGGCTGGGAAGGCAACATCCGCGAACTGGATAACGTCGTGCAGCGCGCGCTGATCCTGGCGCCTGGCGACGTGATCGAAGCCGCGCATCTGTATTTGCCGCAGCGCCCTGGCGCGCCGGCCCATACCCCGGCGCCCGTGGCGGCATCGTCTGCGTCGGCCGCACCGGTGGCAACGCCACCGACGGACCTCAAGGCGCTGGAAAAACAACACATTCTGGATGCGCTGCGCGCCAGTGGCGGCGTGCGCAAACTGGCGGCCGAACGGCTGGGAATGAGCGAGCGCACCTTGCGCTACAAGCTGCAGCAGTATCGTGAAGAGGATGGCGGGCTGGACGCGCAGGTCTGA
- a CDS encoding chemotaxis protein CheB — translation MPRPEHGEKPAMLNVPSYSADVVLPRKVRPPVTSARVIVVGASTGGTEALKVLLEPLPPDTPPILITQHMPESFTQSFAQRLDSICRIRVKQAEDGERLQTGCAYIAPGHSHLLLASNGPAWACALSQAQPVNRHRPSVDVLFRSAANLGGANVVGVILTGMGRDGAAGMLEMREAGAQTLAQDEASCVVFGMPKEAIAAGGVQEVLPLKEMASRMLQLARMPVRG, via the coding sequence ATGCCGCGGCCAGAACACGGCGAAAAACCGGCCATGCTGAATGTCCCCAGTTACAGCGCCGACGTGGTGTTGCCACGCAAGGTACGCCCGCCGGTGACCTCGGCCCGCGTCATTGTGGTCGGCGCGTCCACGGGCGGCACGGAAGCGCTCAAGGTCTTGCTGGAGCCCTTGCCGCCGGATACGCCGCCCATCCTGATCACCCAGCACATGCCAGAGAGCTTTACCCAGTCATTTGCCCAGCGGCTGGATTCCATCTGTCGCATTCGTGTCAAACAGGCGGAAGATGGTGAGCGTTTGCAAACCGGCTGCGCTTATATTGCGCCAGGACACTCGCATTTATTGCTGGCCAGCAATGGCCCGGCCTGGGCGTGTGCCTTGTCGCAGGCGCAACCCGTCAACCGCCATCGTCCCTCGGTCGATGTCCTGTTCCGTTCGGCTGCCAACCTGGGCGGCGCCAACGTGGTTGGCGTCATCCTGACCGGCATGGGGCGCGACGGGGCGGCCGGCATGCTGGAAATGCGGGAAGCCGGTGCGCAGACACTGGCGCAGGACGAAGCCAGTTGCGTCGTGTTTGGCATGCCCAAAGAGGCGATCGCGGCTGGGGGCGTCCAGGAAGTGTTGCCGCTCAAAGAAATGGCATCGCGCATGCTGCAACTGGCCCGCATGCCCGTGCGCGGTTAG